The Candidatus Sulfotelmatobacter sp. region CTACCGACTGCAAGACAAGGAAGTCGTGATTGCCGCGGTGATCCACGGGAAGCGCATCGTGCAGCTGTAAAAAACGAGATTTTTGCGGCGAATGACCGACTATTTAGATGTATCCGCACAAATCGTGACCAAGCTCTCGCCTTCACATGCCGTCGTAATTCGGGCCGCCGCCGCCTTCCGGAGGAACCCAGGTGATGATCTGGTACGGGTCGGCAATGTCGCAGGTTTTGCAGTGGACGCAGTTTGACGGGTTCAGGCTGATGCGCTTACCGTTGGGCTGGCTCGCGTCTTCCACCATCTCGTAGACATTCGCGGGACAAAAATTCTGGCACGGGCTGCCAAATTCTTTCACGCAGCGCGTATTGCAGATATTCGTGTCGTCGATCACCAGGTGCGATGGTTGATCCTCTTCATGTTTCGTGCCTGAGTGGTAAAGGTCCGTCAGCTTGTTGAATGTGAGTTTGCCATCGCCCTTGGCTGGGCCGAGCAGGTGCGCTTCCGCTCCGCCGTCGGCAGGCAAGTCGGCCAGCTTGCGCATGTGCTCGTACCCGGCCTTCGCAGGATACCGGTTGCGCAAGCCGCGTCCGCCGGTAATCATCTGCAAGCCAGTATGGAAGAAACCAGCGACCATGCCGCGCTCGAATCCCTGATGCAGGTTGCGTACCTTCCAGAGTTCTTCTTTGATCCAGCTGGATTCGACTTTTTTCTGGAACCCACTCAGCGTCGCGGCCGACGAATCATCTTTGACCAGCGCATCAAACGCAGTCTCGGCCCCCAGCATCCCGCTCTTGATCGCGAGATGAATTCCCTTCAGCCGCGCCGAATTCAAAAAGCCCGCAGAATCCCCGAGAATCATCCAGCCATCGCCCGCCACCGGCGGAATCGCCCACCAGCCGCCGTACGGCATCGACTTCGCTCCGTAGCGAATCATCTTGCCGCCCTCGAGAAGCTTAGCCACGAACGGATGCTTCTTGAACTCCTGCAGGACGCGCTGCGGATCAAGCCGCGGATCGGCATAGTCGAGCCCGGTGACAAATCCGAGCGACACGACGTTGTCGTTCGATCCGGTGCCCGGCGAGCCGTAAATCCACGCCCCGCCGTATTCTTTCGTGGTAAGCGGCCAACCCATCGTGTAAATCACTTCGCCCGCCGCAATGCGTCCTGCCGGAACTTCCCAAAGTTCTTTCACTCCCACGCCGTAAGTTTGCGGGTTGGCGTTCTTCGCGAGATCGAATTTGTTGATGAGCTGTTTCGTTAAAGACCCGCGCGGCCCCTCCGCCAGAATCACAACCTTCGCCTGCAAATCGTATCCCGGCTCAAAGTTCGATTTCTGATGACCTTCTTTGTCGACGCCCTTGTCGTCCGTGCGTACGCCGGTGACGCGTTCGCCATCAAAAAGCAGTTCAGACCCGGCAAAGCCGGTGAAGACCGTGATCCCGGCCGCTTCCACCTTGCTGCCCAACCACTTCACAAACTTGTTGAGCGAGATCACATAGTTCCCGTGATCGCGCAGAAACGGCGGCGTGATGGGAAACCTAAACTTACCCTTCTCGGTGAAAAAGTAGACCGCCTCTTTCGTGACCTTGGCGTCGAGCGGAGCTTCGTTCGCAAAATCGGGCAGCAACTCAAGCATCGACCGCGGATCAAGCAGCGCCCCGGAGAGGCAGTGCTGTCCAACCTCCCGCGCTTTCTCGAGAACGTAAATATTTTCTTTACTGAACTGCGAATCCGGATGCTCCGCATTGTGCGCGTCAATCATCTGCGCCAACCGCAGCGCGCAAGCCATCCCAGCCGGTCCGCCGCCGACGATGACTACATCAGCCGGCATCTGCGGCCGTTCAACGCCTTCGAGAGGTTTGCGGAACACTAGCATTTAGCACCAAGTGTAACTGGCTATGATAACGGAGCGGGCGGATTCAGCGAAGGGGATCGGGCACACCAAGTTGTTTGCAAATTCGAATCGCTGTGGGATTCTTGACTTCTCGATGCCGCGGAACGGTACTGGTGCGTTGGCCGGCAGGATTGAAGTAGACACTATGATTCGCTCCCTCGCGGACAAGAACGCAGCCATTTGAAGCAAGGTGACGAATTAAGTCCACGCGCTTCATCTGAGCTTGTGGGTAGCCCCGTTTGCAGCGTTTAAGATTAAGAAGGATCAGAGGGCTACGTCACGCGACAGACACGATGATCTTCTCTGTAGTGATTTTCTTACCCGGATTTCGCTTTCCAGTAATTTCGCGGTTGGCTTCTACGAGCAGGCTGATCGCGTCTCTCAGGTTCTCGCGTGCCTCTTCCAGCGTATCTCCCTCGGAAATTGCACCCGGTAGCTCCTCCGCGTAGGCAAGGTAACCGCCGCCCTCAGACGCAGGCACTTCCTCGAATACGGCAGTGAGCATCAAGTCCATAGCAATATTATAAAGCGTCTGTCCAGTCCAGGATACGTTGGAAGAAGCTACCCTCCTGCCTTCGCCTTCTTCACTTCTTCAATCAGCGGCGGGACGATGTCGAACAAGTTACCCACGATCGCATAATCGGCTATCTCGAAGATCGGCGCTTCCGAATCTTTATTCACCGCAATAATCGTGCGCGCGCCCTTCATGCCGACGATGTGCTGAATCGCCCCGCTGATGCCGAGCGCCAGATACAGCTTGGGCGCGACGGTTTGCCCCGACGATCCGATCTGGCGGTCCATGGGCAGCCAGCCGGAATCACAGATGGGGCGCGACGCAGCCAGGTCTCCGCCGAGCGCGTCCGCCAACTGCTTGGCGATTTCGATGTTCTTCTGCTCTTTGATGCCCCGGCCCACGGCTACAATGATTTCCGCCTGCGTCAGGTCGACCGCCTGCTTGGCTTCCTTGAAAACTTCCTGCGGCTTGCTGCGGATGACGCCGTCGGCGATCTCGACGCTAACGGTTTCGACGGGGGCGGCGTTGGCTCCGGCCTCGGCCTTGTCACCGCGAAACGCGCCGTTCTGAAACGTAGCGAACCATGGAGCGTCGCTCGTGAAGCTCACGTCGGCGGCCAGCTTGCCCTGAAACATCTGCCGCGTAAAAACCAGCTTGCCGTTTTCGTGCTTGAATCCAATGCAATCACTGATCACGGTGCGGCCCATCGCCGTGGCCAGTTTGGGCACAAAGTCGCGGACCTGGTAGGTGTGCGGCATCAGCACCAGCTTGGGCTGCTTCGCTGCCAGGAATTGCTTCAGCCCCGCAGCGAATGCATCGGGCGTGTAGGGCTCGAGTTTCGGCGACTCGACGGCATAGACTTTCGCGATCTTCTTCGCCGCAACTTCGGCGGCAAGTGCCGCGGCGCTGCCGCCCACAACGGCCGCCTCCAAAGTCCAACCCGTAGCCGCGGCAATCGCCTGGCCCGCGGTGATAGTCTCCCAGGAGACGCGATTCAGTTTTCCTTCGCGCTGTTCGACGACGACTATGATGCTGTCAGCCATAAAATCCTTTTGTCATTCCGAACCGGCGTTCTTCGCCGGTGAGGAATCTGCTTTTCCGCCTACACCATCGCAGCAGCCGAGCTTCGCTCGGCGGGCGGACGAGGCGTCCGCCCCTCCCTAAGCCACTACAAAACCCGCAATTCGTTTCGCAGTTTATCTACCAGCTTCTTCGCAATCTCTCCCGCTCCGCCTTCGATATGCTCCGTCTTTTTCGTCTTCTGCGGAACGTACAGGCGCTCGATCTTCTGGAGATTCTCGCCGATCGCCGACTGCACTTCCGCCAGCGCCACTTTCCGCAGCGGCTTGTTCTTCGCCTGCTTGATGCCGATCAGCGTGGCGTAGCGCAGCTTGTTGATGCCCGACTGAATGGTCAGCACCGCCGGCGTAGGCATGTCGACAAACTGAAAGTACCCTGCTTCCAGTTCACGCTTCACCCGAATTCCGCCGTCGGTCTTCTCGATCTGCATAATGATGGTCGCATGCGGCAGCCCCAGCAACTCGGCCAGAATTACGCCGGTCTGCGCATAACCGTAATCGTCGGATTGCAATCCGGTGAAGATGAGATCGAATTGCTCGTCTTTGATCGCCGCCGCGAAGGCCTTCGCTGTGTTGAACGCATCGAGCCCAACGAACTTGTCGTCTTCCAGATGAATAGCGCGGTCCGCGCCCTTGGCCAGCGCCTCGCGTAAAACTTGCTGCGCGCGCGCCGGGCCGCTGGTAATCACGACCACTTCGCCCTTGTGTTTCTCGCGCTGGCGCAGTGCCTCTTCCAAAGCGTAAGCGTCGGGCTCGTTGACTTCATAGGACACATCTTCGCGGATCCACGCGCCGCTTTCGTTCAGCTTGAGCGGGGCATCTTTCTGCGGCACCTGCTTCATGCACACCAGGATTTTCAAGCGAATAGCTCCTTACTCATGGCTCAGCCAGCCACAGCAAAACCTGTCAGTATAAATGAGTGGGGAGCGAAGAAGGAAACTTGGCCGGATTGAGCGGTCATCCTTAGCGGAGCTGTTTTTCAGGCGAAGCGAAGGATCTCCCGCGCCACTTAAACGACGACGTCGGTTTGCTGGAGAGAATCCATATCGGTCAAAAGTCGATCCGCTACTCCGTGAACACGACCGACTGCACGCCCGAAATCTCAAAGCGCTTGCGGCAGCGCATGTTCTTGCAGGCCATCAGGTCGTCCTTGCGCAGCATGTAGGATCGCGCCTTGGCAAAGCGCGCGCGGTCGCGCTCGTCGGCCCGCCCGGAAAGCTGGCGCTTCTTGGTGCGGACCACCCACGTGACTTCGTACTCCGCCGCCTGGTGGCAGTGAGGACAATTCAGCGAAGCCATCTTCTTTTCCTGCTTCTCGTCGAAAAAATCGCGCTCTTCCATAATGTGGCTGGGTTCGTTTTCGATACCCGCCTAGGAGAATTATTGCATATTTACCGGGTCGCACGATTCGTAAACTGCGCCGATACCGCGCTCAGGTTACACTCGTGAAAGAAGTCCTGGAGCCTAGCGAACCATCATGGCGAGAAAAAAGAAAGCCAAACGCTTTCGAGCGGTCACCGCGGTCAAGGAATTAGCCCGCGACCGCGTCGGCGCGCCTCCCGCCGGACAGATCGTCATCGAGAAAAAAAAGAAGCCGGAAAAACACAAGCCTACGCTAGGCAAACTGCTGGAGCCGGAATGATCGGAGACCCTTTACTGGAAGGTCGCCGTAACTGTCGTACTCGCGGACAGCACCACGTCGCACGTCGTCGAAGTTGACCCTGCACATGGCGCTCCCCAGGATACAAAATTCGCAGCCGGCGAGGCGGTCAGGCTCACGACTGAACCGGTCGGAAACGGCGCTCCGCAAGTCGTAGCCGGGCAGTTGATACCGGCTGGAGAACTGGTTATCGAATCGCCCGTGGCGGTGTTGGGCTGAATCACCACCGCCAGAATCGGCGACGTCGTCCCGCCCGGACAGTAGGAGATCAGCGGGTTATTCACCGTCACCGTCGCCGTGCCGCTCACCAGATTGCCGCTCGGCCCAGTTCCTTTGTCGTAGCTGGCAGAAATATTGGCCACGCCACAGCCTAGGCCCGTTGGAGACACCGCGCCTCCATTCAGAGTAATCAGTTGCGGAATGTCGTTCCCCCAGGTGACGATGGAGGTGATGTCTTTGTTTTCCGCCGGATGAATGTAAGTGCCGACGGCGGAGAAACCGGCCTGTAGCGTCGGATCGGGAGTCAGAAACGTAAACGTCGAGGGTGAAACCGTAATGCCCACCAATTGCTGATTCCGCGCACAACTATTCAGGCTGAGCAGCCACGTGCTCACGCCCATCAGGCCAATAACACCGATCCACTTGCCAAGCCACTTCCGGTTCATACCAGCTCCTGAGCGGGCGATCGAAGCAATACGCGCGCAGCGGGGGATGGGCCAATTTAGTCAAAGGCCAGGCAAAAAGCAATAGCTCAAACGGCCCTCGCGTCAGCCCTTGACCGCCTCCGCCACCACCTTCGCGAACTCCTGCACATCTTCTTCCGTCGTGTCGAACGAGCACATCCAGCGCACGATATTCTCCTCTTCAATCCACGGATAAAAGAAGTAGCGCTCCTTAATCTTGGCGATGGCGTGCCCGGGAACCTGCGCGAACACTCCGTTGGCTTCCACTTTCCACACGACGCGAACCTGCGGAATTTTCGCGATCTCGGCTTCGAGCACGCGCGCCATGCGGTTGGCATGTTCCGCGCTGCGCCGCCACAAATCGTTCGTCAGCAGAGCCTCGAATTGCGCCGCGATGAAGCGCATCTTCGACGCCAGTTGCATCCCTTGCTTGCGCAGATAGAGAAAATCTGCGCTCAGCTTGTGCGCGGGCTCGCGATTGAAAAACACAACCGCCTCCCCGCCCATGATCCCATTCTTGGTGCCCCCGAACGACAGCACGTCCACGCCCAGGTCGCGCGTCGCCTGCCGCAAGGTCTGCCCGAGACTGGCAGCGGCGTTGGCAATGCGCGCGCCATCCACGTGCAAAAACATTTCGTGCTCATGCGCGAACTGAGCCAGCGCCTGAATCTCTTCCGGCTGGTAAACCGTCCCCATCTCAGTAGATTGCGTGATCGAGATAACCCGCGCCTGCACATGGTGCTGGTCGCCGATGCCGTGATAGGCGTGGCGCACAGCGTCGAGCGTGATCTTGCCATCCTGATGCGGCAACGGGATCAGCTTGCATCCCGTATGTTTTTCCGGCGCGCCGCATTCGTCCGTATAAATGTGCGCGTACTCGCTGCACAGCACCGCATGATACGGCCGGGTGAGCGACTCTAGCGACAGCACATTCGCCCCGGTTCCGTTGAAGGTGAAAAAGACGTCGATCCCGACGCCAAAGTGTTCCTCAAATTTCGCCAGCGCCGAGCGCGTGTAGTCGTCGTCACCGTAAGCGACGACGTGACCTTGATTGGCCCGCGTGATCGCCTCCAGCACCTCAGGATGCACTCCGGCATTGTTATCGCTGGCAAAATTGCGAGTCGGCGTTTTTGGCGCTAGCGGCATAGCAAGACAATGTAGCAGAACTGCTCCATGTCATCCTGAACCCAGGCGAAGCCGGGGTGAAGGGCCCTACGTTCGCCCGAAGCCACGATGCAGTTGACAGGAATGCCCACGTTTCTTACAGACCGTACCGCTCCCATCCACTGCAATGCCTGTTGCGTCGTATCGTAAGGTCCTTCGCTCGGTTTCACCGAGCTCAGGATGACATCACGATGGTTCGCTGCCGCAGCCGCGCCATTACCGGATTTTGTCAGCGACACAATCGCGGCCACCGAATTACAATTCCCTTCCTGATTTCCGGAGGCCAGTTCGTGACCCTGAAGTCCTGCGTGATCGTCCTTTTCCTCTCTGCCCTCGCCGCGGCCCAAACCGCCGAGCAGAAAACCGCGCGCTATCTCGACTCCATCCGCCATCAGCCTTCCCTGCTTCTCGCCTTCCTGCACGACGTGCCCAAGGGCGGAGACCTGCACAACCACCTCGACGGCGCCATCTACGCCGAAGATATGCTCGACTGGGCCGCCTCCGATAATTTCTGCGTCGACCGCACCACTTCGCGGCTGCTGGGAGCGCCCTGCGATTCCTGCGAGCACTACACGCCGAAGCCCGCAATTAGCTGTGCCTATGACGACCACATTCTTTACGGCCAGATCGTCGACGCCTGGTCGATGCGCAACTGGCGTCCCGGCGACGAATCCGGCCACGACCACTTCTTCGCCGCCTTCGACAAGTTCGGACTCGCCTCGCACGGCCACGTCGCCGAAGCCGTCGCCACGGTCATCAATCGCGCTGCCCGCGAACACGTCCAATACATCGAATTCATGCACACCGCCGACGGCCGCGCCTCGGCCAATCTCGGCACGAAGTTAGGGTATGACCCCGACTATGCCAAGATGCGCGACAATCTGCTCGCCAATGGCCTGAAAGAAATCGTTGCCGCGACCAGCAAGACCCTCGCTGACGATGACGCCCGCGCCCGCGCCGAACTGAAATGCGGCACGCCCGACGCCGAACCCGGATGCACCGTCACGGTTCGGTACCTTTATCAAGTGTTGCGCGGCCTGCCGCACGAATGCGTATTCGCGGAGATGGTGCTGGGCTTCGAACTCGCCTCCTCTGATCCGCGCTTCGTCGGCCTCAACCTGGTCATGCCTGAAGACTGGTACGTGCCCATTCACGATTTCAACGAGCACATGGCGATGCTCGATTACCTGCACGGCGTTTATTCCCCCGGGGTTCATCCTAAAGTTCACATCAGCCTGCACGCCGGAGAAATTGCCGCCGGCCTCGTGAAGCCCGAGGATCTCTCCTTCCATATTCGCGCCTCGGTCGAGCGCGGACACGCCGAGCGCATCGGCCACGGCGTCAGCGTGATGCTCGAAAAAGATCCCATCGCCCTGCTGAAAGAAATGGCGGCGAAGAACGTGCTGGTCGAAATCAACCTCACCTCCAACGACCAGATTCTGGGCGTCAGCGGCGACGACCATCCCCTGCCGATCTATATGAAGTACGGCGTCCCGGTAGCGATCTCGTCAGACGACGAAGGCGTAGCCAGATCTGACATGACCCACGAATACCTGCGCGCCGTACAAGATTTTCACCTTCCCTACACAGAACTAAAACGCATGACGCGCCAAAGTGTAGAGCATAGCTTCCTGCCGGGAGAGAGCCTGTGGGCGTCGACAAAAGACGCGTTCCGTTCGGTAGCAGCCTGCGCAGGAGATTCCGCCGCCACTGCAAAGCCCTCCGCAGCCTGCGCAAAGTTTCTGGAAGTTAACGAACGCGCCCGCGAACAATGGAAGCTGGAAGCTGCCTTCGCCGAGTTTGAAAAGAGGTTTTGAGCGGGAAATATTTCTTAGAGAATCACCCCGACATCTCGCGGATTGAGGGCCTAAGTCCGCTACCGCACGATTACGCTCTGCGATAAGCTGCTCTCATGCCTCGCAAACGCACCCTAGTCTCGTCGCCTCTCGCCTGGAGCAGCACTTGGATCAAGACCGTGCCAGTTCCCCCTCCACCGCTGCCCGTCCTCGCTGAGCGCGGAGGCACGCAGTTGCGCACGCCCTTGCCCGTGGCCATCGTCGACACTCGCGAGCAGAACCCGCTCTCCTTCCGCCGCTTCAAAGGATGGTTCACCCGCATCGAGCACCGCGCCCTGCGCCTCGGCGACTATTCAGTCGAGGGTATGGAGGACAGCTGCATCGTCGAGCGCAAAGACCTGGCCGATCTGATCTGTTCTTTCACCACAAATCGCTCCGTGTTTATCAAACGTCTGCGCCACATGGCTGACGCGCCGCACAGCCTGCTCGTCGTGACCGCGTCGCTGACGGAAGTAAAATCCGAATATCCCTACCGCGCCGCCAATCCCAACCGCATCACGCAATCGCTCATCGCCACGCTCGCCGGCCTCCGCCTGCCGTTCATCTGCACCGACTCGCACGAACTCGGAGAAGAAGTCGTCGCCTCCTACCTCTACCAAACATTTCTGTATGATTGGCTGGACCGCAACGGCCACGGCCGCCAGTTAGCCGACGGAGATCTGTAAGATCGCGTGGCTAGGATCGCGTGGCCCCGGACGCATTCGTCCGGGGCCCGCGCCAAGCGCGCGATGGTTTGCATTGAAAGCGCGCGGCTTCAGGCCGCGCTCGTGCCCAAAAAAATAATTCCGGCTTTAGCCGCTGAGATATTTCTCCAAGCGCGCCCACGAACACGAAGGCACGACATAATCATGTCACAGCAATTCACCCAAGCCGACACCGCCGCGCAACTCATCCTCACCCGCACCCCTCTGCGCCCGCAGATCGCCCTAGTCCTCGGCTCCGGCCTCGGCAGCTTCGCCGATTCCCTCACCAACTCGACCCGCGTCCCCTACGCCGACATCCCCTCATTCCCGCGCTCCACCGCCATCGGCCACGCCGGACAAATGGTGATCGGCCACGCCGGTACCGTCCCAGTCGCCGCCATGCAGGGCCGCGTGCATCTCTACGAAGGATATTCCCCGCAGGAAGTAACCTTCCCCATCCGCGTCTTCGGACGAATGGGCATTCGCGCCGTCATCCTCACCAACGCCGCCGGAGGCATCAACCTCAGCTACTCGCAAGGGGCGCTGGTCGTGCTGCGCGACCACATCAACCTGCAAGGATCGAACCCGCTGGTCGGCGCGAACGACGACCGCTTCGGTCTGCGATTCCCCGACATGACGCATG contains the following coding sequences:
- a CDS encoding adenosine deaminase, translating into MTLKSCVIVLFLSALAAAQTAEQKTARYLDSIRHQPSLLLAFLHDVPKGGDLHNHLDGAIYAEDMLDWAASDNFCVDRTTSRLLGAPCDSCEHYTPKPAISCAYDDHILYGQIVDAWSMRNWRPGDESGHDHFFAAFDKFGLASHGHVAEAVATVINRAAREHVQYIEFMHTADGRASANLGTKLGYDPDYAKMRDNLLANGLKEIVAATSKTLADDDARARAELKCGTPDAEPGCTVTVRYLYQVLRGLPHECVFAEMVLGFELASSDPRFVGLNLVMPEDWYVPIHDFNEHMAMLDYLHGVYSPGVHPKVHISLHAGEIAAGLVKPEDLSFHIRASVERGHAERIGHGVSVMLEKDPIALLKEMAAKNVLVEINLTSNDQILGVSGDDHPLPIYMKYGVPVAISSDDEGVARSDMTHEYLRAVQDFHLPYTELKRMTRQSVEHSFLPGESLWASTKDAFRSVAACAGDSAATAKPSAACAKFLEVNERAREQWKLEAAFAEFEKRF
- a CDS encoding purine-nucleoside phosphorylase; protein product: MSQQFTQADTAAQLILTRTPLRPQIALVLGSGLGSFADSLTNSTRVPYADIPSFPRSTAIGHAGQMVIGHAGTVPVAAMQGRVHLYEGYSPQEVTFPIRVFGRMGIRAVILTNAAGGINLSYSQGALVVLRDHINLQGSNPLVGANDDRFGLRFPDMTHAYAPEYRQIAREEAAKLGIPQNEGVYAALLGPSYETPAEIEYLRRIGADLVGMSTVAEVIAARHMGMKVLAISCVTNMAAGILDQPLSHAEVMETGERVKTTFESLLHAVLPRIAQDIGE
- a CDS encoding electron transfer flavoprotein subunit alpha/FixB family protein, giving the protein MADSIIVVVEQREGKLNRVSWETITAGQAIAAATGWTLEAAVVGGSAAALAAEVAAKKIAKVYAVESPKLEPYTPDAFAAGLKQFLAAKQPKLVLMPHTYQVRDFVPKLATAMGRTVISDCIGFKHENGKLVFTRQMFQGKLAADVSFTSDAPWFATFQNGAFRGDKAEAGANAAPVETVSVEIADGVIRSKPQEVFKEAKQAVDLTQAEIIVAVGRGIKEQKNIEIAKQLADALGGDLAASRPICDSGWLPMDRQIGSSGQTVAPKLYLALGISGAIQHIVGMKGARTIIAVNKDSEAPIFEIADYAIVGNLFDIVPPLIEEVKKAKAGG
- a CDS encoding ERCC4 domain-containing protein, translating into MPRKRTLVSSPLAWSSTWIKTVPVPPPPLPVLAERGGTQLRTPLPVAIVDTREQNPLSFRRFKGWFTRIEHRALRLGDYSVEGMEDSCIVERKDLADLICSFTTNRSVFIKRLRHMADAPHSLLVVTASLTEVKSEYPYRAANPNRITQSLIATLAGLRLPFICTDSHELGEEVVASYLYQTFLYDWLDRNGHGRQLADGDL
- a CDS encoding electron transfer flavoprotein-ubiquinone oxidoreductase, which produces MLVFRKPLEGVERPQMPADVVIVGGGPAGMACALRLAQMIDAHNAEHPDSQFSKENIYVLEKAREVGQHCLSGALLDPRSMLELLPDFANEAPLDAKVTKEAVYFFTEKGKFRFPITPPFLRDHGNYVISLNKFVKWLGSKVEAAGITVFTGFAGSELLFDGERVTGVRTDDKGVDKEGHQKSNFEPGYDLQAKVVILAEGPRGSLTKQLINKFDLAKNANPQTYGVGVKELWEVPAGRIAAGEVIYTMGWPLTTKEYGGAWIYGSPGTGSNDNVVSLGFVTGLDYADPRLDPQRVLQEFKKHPFVAKLLEGGKMIRYGAKSMPYGGWWAIPPVAGDGWMILGDSAGFLNSARLKGIHLAIKSGMLGAETAFDALVKDDSSAATLSGFQKKVESSWIKEELWKVRNLHQGFERGMVAGFFHTGLQMITGGRGLRNRYPAKAGYEHMRKLADLPADGGAEAHLLGPAKGDGKLTFNKLTDLYHSGTKHEEDQPSHLVIDDTNICNTRCVKEFGSPCQNFCPANVYEMVEDASQPNGKRISLNPSNCVHCKTCDIADPYQIITWVPPEGGGGPNYDGM
- a CDS encoding electron transfer flavoprotein subunit beta/FixA family protein; the protein is MKILVCMKQVPQKDAPLKLNESGAWIREDVSYEVNEPDAYALEEALRQREKHKGEVVVITSGPARAQQVLREALAKGADRAIHLEDDKFVGLDAFNTAKAFAAAIKDEQFDLIFTGLQSDDYGYAQTGVILAELLGLPHATIIMQIEKTDGGIRVKRELEAGYFQFVDMPTPAVLTIQSGINKLRYATLIGIKQAKNKPLRKVALAEVQSAIGENLQKIERLYVPQKTKKTEHIEGGAGEIAKKLVDKLRNELRVL
- a CDS encoding type II toxin-antitoxin system HicB family antitoxin, whose translation is MDLMLTAVFEEVPASEGGGYLAYAEELPGAISEGDTLEEARENLRDAISLLVEANREITGKRNPGKKITTEKIIVSVA
- a CDS encoding low specificity L-threonine aldolase — its product is MPLAPKTPTRNFASDNNAGVHPEVLEAITRANQGHVVAYGDDDYTRSALAKFEEHFGVGIDVFFTFNGTGANVLSLESLTRPYHAVLCSEYAHIYTDECGAPEKHTGCKLIPLPHQDGKITLDAVRHAYHGIGDQHHVQARVISITQSTEMGTVYQPEEIQALAQFAHEHEMFLHVDGARIANAAASLGQTLRQATRDLGVDVLSFGGTKNGIMGGEAVVFFNREPAHKLSADFLYLRKQGMQLASKMRFIAAQFEALLTNDLWRRSAEHANRMARVLEAEIAKIPQVRVVWKVEANGVFAQVPGHAIAKIKERYFFYPWIEEENIVRWMCSFDTTEEDVQEFAKVVAEAVKG